The genomic window TCTTATAGAAAACTTAGGTAAGGTGCCTGTTATTTATTTAACAGTTACAAACAATACTGGGGGCGGCCAACCTGTTTCAATGCAGAACATAAAAGAAGTTGCAAAAATATCTCATACCAATAACATCCCTTTCTTTCTTGATGCTTGTAGGTTTGCTGAGAACGCTTGGTTTATAAAGAATTTTGAAGAAGGGTATAAAGAAAAAAGTATTAAAGACATAGTTAAAGAAATGTTTTCTTATGTTGACGGTTTTACGGTTAGTTTTAAAAAAGACGGGCTATCAAATATGGGTGGCGGGCTTTTTATCAAACAAGGCGGGCTTTTTTACGAAAAACACTCTAACTTTCTTGACGATATAACAAACTATCAAATTGGTAGAGAAGGTAACCCAAGTTATGGTGGAATGTCTGGTCGAGATATAATGAGTTTAGTTGAAGGTTTAGATACTGTGGTTAGTGAAGATTATCTCAATTATAGAGTAAGACAGGTCCAAGAGTTTGGGGATGCAATGACTAAAAGGGGTATTCCAATATTAACTCCTGTTGGTGGTCACGCTGTTTATATGGATGTTGACAGGTTTTTTGAAGGTACAGATATGAAACCAGAAAATTTTGGCGGAATCTCTTTTACTGCGTTACTTCTTGGTCTTTATGGGCATAGAGCCTGTGAACTTGGACATTTTGCGTTCGGTTCTTTAACAAAAGATGGTAAAGATATATTTCCTGACGTTAATTTTGTAAGGTTTGCCGTTCCGCGCCTTAGGTACGAGAAAGACGATTTAGAATCTGTAGCTGAATCTGTTAAGTGTCTTTATGATAACAGGGATCTGATATCTGGCGTAAATGTTATTTCGGGGAAAGAACTTCCTTTAAGACATTTTAAAGCAAGGTTTGTTTTTAAATAAAAGTTTGTTTCAAAAAAACAATGAAAACAATGCTCGTAAACACATAAAAGAAAACAGCTCCCCTCACCTTCCATCCTCTCCCTCAAGGGGAGAGGCAAATAAGGAAAGATTGTCATTGCAAGTGATGAAGGTGGGTCCTCGGAGTATTTTGCGGAGGTCTGACCTTCGTCTTAGTCAAGTGTAGGGAAAAGGAATACCCCCGCTTTTGCCTTCTACCCTTGAGGGATTATAGGTATAGGAAATCCTTAGGGTCTACTAAGAGTTTAATGGGATGAGGTATATCCACCGAAGCCAACCTACGCTAAAATACAAGCGTCGGCAGGTATACCTTGGCGTAGGTGAGGTGCAGTTAGCAGGCTAAGGAAAAACGAAAGGCGTAACAATAAAAGATGAGATTGCCCTATATGTAATTCCGGACTTGATCCGGAATCTCGTTTTTCTTGCTACCAACGTGGATTAAGTGAGAGATTCTGAAACAGGTTCAGGATGGTAAACTGGGACTTTCAAATGACAAAAAACGTCTCATAGCTAAATTTGGCAGAAGTAACTAAAACTTAAGGAGAAAGAAAATGAAATATAAAAATAGAGTCAGTTTTTTTATCTTTCTGATACTGTTATGTGTTTCTATTAAAGGGTTTTCTGCAAACTTATTTGAAAATGGAAAACTAAAAGTATTAAAAAATGGTAACACTGTTTACATAAGAAGCGGTTTTTCTGAAAAAGAAGACCTCATTGTAACTGTTGGGTTAGGTAGAAACAACAAACAGATAAATTTTAATGGAACGTTTTTGTTGAGTTCAGATGTCCCTGTATCTGCTGAAATGACAAAAGGAGCAAAAGGTATACATGGAACAGGTGACGATACGCCAGCCATACATATTAACGGCACCTATATCGCTGGTAACCACGGAACATCTATAGGTTTGCAGGTTGTCTGTAAAGAACACGGTTTAACCAGTTCTAACCTTGGGAGTGAGTGGGAAGATGAGGCAGGTAAAAAATTTTATCTTATAAAGATAGTCGATGAAAACCAACTGCTTTTTCTTGGTAGAAATAGAGCGAAGGGGGATATATGGCAGTTTGAATCTACCGCAAGAACAAATACAGTTTTAAAAAACAGTTTAACTGGTAAGGTTATAAATTACACAAAACAAACTCTTGGAGTACAAATATGGCCTTCCTTACACATAAAGAAACAAGAATATATGGTTGATGGTAAAAAAGTTCTTAAAGAAGGTGAAGTTGTCGAATGTGAATGGTTAGATATAATTGAGGAGTATGAAGTAGTAAACACAGGCTCGCTTTTGGCTGACATAATAAAAAACTCAGGACAAGAGAGAGATTTTGTTGCTGACCATCTTGATACTGTCCTGCAGTATAACCTAACATACAGGTTTTTTCCTAACGGTGCAAATGTCATATACCATAAAATAAAAACTAATCAAGAGTTCAGGTTAGGACAATTTTTGTTCTTATGTTCAGCAAAACTTTACAAAGGGAAGTATGGACTACAAGAATATTATGTACCTAAAACATTACCTTTTACTCAGAACGATATATTTTACGATTTTAGGGGTATACAGAATTATAATGAACGTCCCCCCTCCCCTATTACGTTTAACGAAAAGTTAAACAATCTTTCTGACACACAAAACCCTCCTGACAGATTTATTCAATTTTTAAGCGAAAAAGAAGGCGATAATATTAAAAGAGAGGTCGGGTTTGCGTTAGGGTACTCTGTTTTGTACGGTATGGGTCAACCTTCTATGAGAATACAGAATGCAGGTAATTTTTTAATGCTTTATACATCCCAAAAAACTTATCCTTTTGTAGCAGACCGAAAGATTGGCAGTATAATTCCAAAAGGTTCTGAATTTTACTGTGTAGGTTACAGACAATATTTTAACCCACAACGTGCAGGTAATGCGACCTGTTTATACTGGAACCAGCAAGAGAAAGATACTGTTGTTTATATTGATTACCATAAATCGGTTGATAAAGATACCGTAAAATTACCGGCTAATATGGTCGGCAAAAAAATAGAGATTATAGAAAAATCTGATTCTTTGGCTCTTGATACAAAAAAAGTTATACCTGCTGAAGGTATAAATGTTTCAGTCAAAGATAATTACGGATACGTAGTTTTTAAAGTTAAATAGTTTTTATACTATTTTTTACCAAGAAGTTTCTCGTTATCTCTATCAAAGAAAGGGTTTTTAGCGCTAACGCTTAAAGGAATACCGTAAGCAATTTTAACTTCTTTGCCCAACATACCCAGTTTTATAATTGCTAACCCTGTTGTATACATAACTCTGCTATCAACTCTATTGTCCATAGCCACACTAACAGCAGACCCTATGGCAATTCCAAGGTCACCTGTGTTGAATATACAAGGATGTTCTGGATGAGTTTTTTTCTCATCACAATTAGCAAATCCGCACATTCCGCAGTATGATAATTCTAATGGAGATATCTTTGTTCCAATGGCAATCATAGCGTCTGCCGAAAGAATGTTTATAGAATCTCTAAGGAAAAACTCTGGTACCCCATCTTGTTTTACCATTTTTTTAAGTTTATCAGAAACTTTTTTTATTTCATTTTTTCCAAATAAAGCTATCTCAAGGTTATCTACGCCTCGTGCTTTTGGTGCAGTTCTTGCAGATACCATCATTTTTTTTGCAACCTCAAGAACTGTCTTTTCTCTAATATCTTGTTCGAATAATATTGGCAAAATCTCCTCCTTTTTACTTTTAAGGTCTTGTGTTACCTCGTCTTTTCCAAGTGAGTGGCTCTATTTTGAAAAGTTTTTCAGCGTTTTTATGTGCTACTTTCTGTAACACATCATCCGTCAGGTTAAGGTTTAATATAAAACGTGCGTGCGCAAGAAAACTCTGTGTTAAATATTCATCAATCTTACCCACGAAAGTACAATCACTTCCAAAAAGAATTCTATCGGAATATTTAGTAAAAAAGTCCCTATATACTTCTTTATCAGGTTCATTTAATGTATCAGCCCATCTTAAAAAGAATCCAACACTTGTATCTATATAAAGGTTCTTATATTTTTTGAAAAGTTTTTCAAGTTGTTCCAACCCTAAATATATCTGGTGAGCACCTATAAAAGGAATTTTGGGGTATTTTTTTACCACTTCAAGTGTTGCTGCTAAAACGCTTTGGTTAGAATTTGCCAAAGTTTTAAATTCGTTACCGCCGTGGTATGGGGAAACGCTCATCCTTTGAGTTATATGCCATAAAACGGGTAATTTAGCTTTTTCAACAACCTTAAACACCTTATCCCATTTTTTACTTAACCAAACATCAGGTTTAGCATCCTTGTTTACAAGTATAGCGTTATTATGAAGTTTTAAACCTTTTGCTCCTTGCTTTATTGCTTCCTCCATAATTTTGTGGTCAGGTTTTTCGTAGTGCATCCAGTATAACCAATTAAAGTTTGGGCTATGAGAAGCGATTGCTTTGCAGACAGGAATCATCTCAGGGTTATTAATTATTGTTATAATACTATCAAGCCTGAAAGCGTCCAGGTTAGCAAAAAATTTTTCAAAAGTTTCGTACGTTTCATAATAAGCCTTAGGAGTAAACTGTCTCCCATAATGGGTATGACAATCCAGCCAATAATCTTCGTTTGACGGAAAATGGAACCCCCACCCTTTTGAGAACCCTTTATCAATCTTATCCCTTGTTTTTACATCCGGCGAATAATTATACTTCCCAACCTTTTTATTTTTTACCATAGAATTACCCTCCTTTTTTAGGCATTATATCATAGCATTGTCTGTTTACAAATAATATACATATTAAAAACAGGTCTTTGTGGTTCCCATATTTTCTCCGTTAATTCCTGAACCTATTGCTGGGCTTCCTGGTTTTAAAGAAAAATCTCCTTTATCTATATCTACAAACAATGGGTCAGCGTGCAAACTATTAGTATCTCCTCCCGTGATTTCTCTTAATTCGCTTAACGTGCTGGCTTTTTTGCCATTAAAATCTACCATTTTTCCTATCTGTTTGGTCTTCTCAACCTCCTTGAAACAGAAAAGGTTATGGTCGCTTAAAAAATTTTCTTTCTTTATTACCCCAAGAAGAATCGCTCCGTTGTTAACTTGTGTTGTAGGGTGATAAAAAATATTATTCAAGAATTTTGCGTCTATATCTCCGTGTATACGTACGCTACAAACATCTCCTCTCACAAAGGTGTTATTCTTTATTAAAAGCCCTGGACTATTTCCCCACACCTCAAGATGGTACCTTGCACCCCAGAAAAGGTTACCTTCAACTCTTAAATTTGGAGCATTTTTAACAAACCCGCCCTTCAAAAATGCTCCACCTAAAGGGGTTTTATATCCAAAACAGCAGTTTAAAATTTCTATATTTGAACTGTTATTAATACCCAAAACCCCTTCTGCTAAGTCTGGAGGGTTCGTAAACGTAAAACCGTCAACGGTTATATAATGTTTACTCTGTATTGAAACAATAGGTAGTATTGCCTTTATCCCGTTGATTATAACATCTCCTTGCCCGTGTTTTCTGTAAGTTATACGCATCCCAGCGTAACCACTGCTTATAGGCGATATAGGATGGAAATATTCTCCCGGCAGGACCAAAATTGTATCTCCTGGACCCGCTTCAATATTTGCTTTACGTATTGTACGCCAAGCGTTTTTTTGTGAAAGCCCGTTATTATCATCGTTACCATTGGGGGCAACATAAAATGTTGAAGGGGTTATTTGCTTATCGCTTGTAATAAAAGAAAAGATACTGCTTGACGAGTTACCGCCTCTGCGTCCATCATTTTCTATTTTAAACTCATATTCCGTTTTAGGCTTTAATCCAGTAATCCCTACAGCGTGAATTGTTCCGTATTCAGAGTTTGAAGCCAAACTCCATACAGAGGTACCTTTTTGACGGTAAAAAACTTTACCTGTAGTATCATCAAAAGGGGTATTCCATACTACTGTTACACTCTTATCTCTGAGAGCCGTAGTTCTTACGTTTTCTACGACAAAAGGTTTTACTGCTGAAGGAAAAGCACCTGCAGACTCTGTAAAAAGATTCATAAACGCTACTGGGCTGTCAGAATATACCCTGTAATCATTTTTTTGTGGGTCAACAAATTTAATATCTCCAACCAAACTCCCCCACTCATCTGAAGAAACATATTCTATTTTTGAACCCTGGTACGCATTGTGGCTTGCAATAAAATTCTTTTGTGAATCAGGCGTAATACTAACAGGTTTTTTATATGTCCCAGCAAAAATATTATCTCTAACCTTAGCACCTATAGAACGCTTTTCCAGAACTATTGCTGGGCTATTGTTTACAAAAGTAGATTGGTAAACACCGAGGTTTTCTGCAGAAAAAGCCCTAATTCCAGCACCAGTTATTTTTTCAAACAGACAGTTTTTTATAGAAACATTTTTCCCTCTAACTATTATTCCACCATCTTTTATGTCCGTAAACGTAAAACCTTCAACGGTTACATAACTACCGTTAATAACCATTTTTTTAGTCTTAACCTGTTGTTTCTTGTATGCCCTTATCAATATAGGTTTTTCAGCAGTACCAGAGACCTTAACAACCAAATTTTCAGGATAAGAGCCTTCTGAGACGTAGAGAGTGTCGCCTGGTTTAAGTTTTGACAAAGCAGTTGAAATTGTTTTAAAAGCATTATTTGGGGATGTCCCTAATGCAGTATCTTTTCCTTCTGGCATAAC from bacterium includes these protein-coding regions:
- a CDS encoding tryptophanase; translation: MDNWRIFKDENSLEYKVRPYFNHSVEFKKHCSVEERMKTLEEVGWNVFFYPAEMVTGCDLLSDSGTTTMTNQQWASMHYGDESYGGNKGYFLLRDKIKSIFGDDYFNDISINKPNAFIFHQGRSAEYALFASVGQLGQGLVIPSNGHFDTTKANIEINNISPINLFSKDLRNNESTFPFKGNMDTDKLKSILIENLGKVPVIYLTVTNNTGGGQPVSMQNIKEVAKISHTNNIPFFLDACRFAENAWFIKNFEEGYKEKSIKDIVKEMFSYVDGFTVSFKKDGLSNMGGGLFIKQGGLFYEKHSNFLDDITNYQIGREGNPSYGGMSGRDIMSLVEGLDTVVSEDYLNYRVRQVQEFGDAMTKRGIPILTPVGGHAVYMDVDRFFEGTDMKPENFGGISFTALLLGLYGHRACELGHFAFGSLTKDGKDIFPDVNFVRFAVPRLRYEKDDLESVAESVKCLYDNRDLISGVNVISGKELPLRHFKARFVFK
- a CDS encoding DUF2148 domain-containing protein, producing the protein MMVSARTAPKARGVDNLEIALFGKNEIKKVSDKLKKMVKQDGVPEFFLRDSINILSADAMIAIGTKISPLELSYCGMCGFANCDEKKTHPEHPCIFNTGDLGIAIGSAVSVAMDNRVDSRVMYTTGLAIIKLGMLGKEVKIAYGIPLSVSAKNPFFDRDNEKLLGKK
- a CDS encoding amidohydrolase yields the protein MVKNKKVGKYNYSPDVKTRDKIDKGFSKGWGFHFPSNEDYWLDCHTHYGRQFTPKAYYETYETFEKFFANLDAFRLDSIITIINNPEMIPVCKAIASHSPNFNWLYWMHYEKPDHKIMEEAIKQGAKGLKLHNNAILVNKDAKPDVWLSKKWDKVFKVVEKAKLPVLWHITQRMSVSPYHGGNEFKTLANSNQSVLAATLEVVKKYPKIPFIGAHQIYLGLEQLEKLFKKYKNLYIDTSVGFFLRWADTLNEPDKEVYRDFFTKYSDRILFGSDCTFVGKIDEYLTQSFLAHARFILNLNLTDDVLQKVAHKNAEKLFKIEPLTWKRRGNTRP
- a CDS encoding right-handed parallel beta-helix repeat-containing protein; the encoded protein is MKFNKKIYKVCLLIFLLVASFSFPANNKNIPNKFFLPTDINENIYGCGKNLAPGKTYYLSPNGNDNSDGLSLKTSWKNPEYAFTQLQPGDTLLISEGSYNTSGVVIGCSGEEGKPITIKAISGHRVIFNSSEYTGSLVKTPDRRFTYEVVHRLPRPPYLSIVEVSGIWEEPSVIKLENAGSLERVDELPGTFHYDESNDKIYVRFSNSRGPDANRIAVVARPIVIGVSHGRRDIYKEGRGGVELKGSYVCIKNINFRYGFAGLAVYDGQHNTIENCSFFATELAGLVLWRNTKWTLVKNNYGIRNGTRGGILIDKTSGTRNADSDNLFIGNRIDSSVSTLRTAGVPVYGAIRTYGWPGPRNHIINNIMNEPTGSTFLGRGIPVGSLFEGNVIVGSYSALNWYGEFAKDGSERIVVRNNTVTGTMNTQGLSVSSDSTGDNIFKHDITFLNNLVLGNNQTKITDAGFADTTYSDYRLHSDSPFLCKGVGGGNVGAYLKQAENIYFVMPEGKDTALGTSPNNAFKTISTALSKLKPGDTLYVSEGSYPENLVVKVSGTAEKPILIRAYKKQQVKTKKMVINGSYVTVEGFTFTDIKDGGIIVRGKNVSIKNCLFEKITGAGIRAFSAENLGVYQSTFVNNSPAIVLEKRSIGAKVRDNIFAGTYKKPVSITPDSQKNFIASHNAYQGSKIEYVSSDEWGSLVGDIKFVDPQKNDYRVYSDSPVAFMNLFTESAGAFPSAVKPFVVENVRTTALRDKSVTVVWNTPFDDTTGKVFYRQKGTSVWSLASNSEYGTIHAVGITGLKPKTEYEFKIENDGRRGGNSSSSIFSFITSDKQITPSTFYVAPNGNDDNNGLSQKNAWRTIRKANIEAGPGDTILVLPGEYFHPISPISSGYAGMRITYRKHGQGDVIINGIKAILPIVSIQSKHYITVDGFTFTNPPDLAEGVLGINNSSNIEILNCCFGYKTPLGGAFLKGGFVKNAPNLRVEGNLFWGARYHLEVWGNSPGLLIKNNTFVRGDVCSVRIHGDIDAKFLNNIFYHPTTQVNNGAILLGVIKKENFLSDHNLFCFKEVEKTKQIGKMVDFNGKKASTLSELREITGGDTNSLHADPLFVDIDKGDFSLKPGSPAIGSGINGENMGTTKTCF